In the Insulibacter thermoxylanivorax genome, one interval contains:
- a CDS encoding extracellular solute-binding protein, producing MLRIWSKGLLCGLVLSMIVFLWGCGNQSNLSEGENTVIEGGAGEDAVTMEYWTFVELHGQHFEKMLTKWNAEYPERQIKLNVTVMPYDDMHNKLSIAVQTGTGAPDIADIELGKFPDFMAGTPQLVPLNDVIEPYRDTIVPSRLDLYSKDGTYYGIPTHVGASVAFYNVEILEQAGVDYRDIVTWEDYKQAGIKVYEATGSYLGTANTSALWQVSMLLAQQGADYVDATGLPKVNSEEMIRGLTVLRDLQEADAIATIAGGQPDTEEAYGEYTAGKYASAMMPLWMMSRFTNYMTDLEGKIAIAPIPVIEEGMPRSVGQGGTGTVVTKNAADIELAKDFLAFAKLSLDANIEIWNVLGFDPVNMDVWEMEEITHNPDNTFVRYFVNNPFDVLNEIKDEIQLIRSTEYSPTINNVFGTTTLNEIYEDGRDVREALDDAQAQIEQELQLR from the coding sequence ATGCTGCGTATTTGGAGCAAAGGGCTGTTATGCGGGCTGGTTTTGTCTATGATCGTCTTTCTGTGGGGTTGCGGGAATCAGTCAAACCTGTCGGAAGGGGAGAACACCGTCATCGAAGGAGGAGCCGGGGAAGATGCAGTTACGATGGAATACTGGACCTTCGTAGAACTGCACGGGCAGCACTTTGAGAAGATGCTGACGAAATGGAATGCCGAGTATCCCGAGCGCCAGATCAAACTGAACGTCACCGTGATGCCGTATGATGACATGCACAACAAATTATCCATCGCCGTCCAGACCGGAACGGGGGCGCCGGATATCGCGGATATCGAGCTTGGCAAGTTTCCGGATTTCATGGCAGGCACGCCGCAGCTCGTACCGCTGAACGATGTCATCGAGCCTTATCGGGATACAATCGTGCCCTCGCGTCTTGATCTGTACAGCAAGGATGGCACGTATTACGGCATTCCAACGCATGTAGGCGCTTCCGTGGCTTTCTACAATGTGGAGATCCTGGAGCAGGCGGGCGTCGACTACCGGGATATCGTCACTTGGGAGGATTACAAGCAAGCAGGTATTAAGGTCTATGAGGCGACGGGCAGCTATTTGGGTACGGCCAACACCAGTGCCCTCTGGCAAGTCTCCATGCTTTTGGCCCAGCAGGGAGCGGACTATGTCGATGCAACGGGGCTGCCGAAGGTGAACTCCGAGGAGATGATCCGCGGTCTGACGGTGCTTCGCGATCTGCAGGAAGCAGATGCGATTGCCACGATCGCCGGCGGTCAGCCGGATACGGAGGAAGCGTATGGCGAATATACGGCGGGCAAGTATGCCTCAGCGATGATGCCGCTCTGGATGATGTCCCGCTTCACCAACTATATGACGGATCTCGAGGGGAAGATCGCGATCGCGCCGATTCCCGTCATTGAAGAGGGCATGCCTCGTTCGGTGGGGCAAGGGGGCACGGGCACCGTAGTGACGAAGAACGCGGCGGATATCGAGCTGGCGAAGGATTTTCTCGCCTTTGCGAAATTGTCCCTGGATGCCAATATCGAGATCTGGAATGTGCTGGGCTTTGATCCGGTGAACATGGATGTTTGGGAGATGGAAGAGATTACGCACAATCCGGACAACACCTTCGTGAGATATTTTGTCAACAATCCCTTCGATGTCCTGAATGAGATCAAGGATGAGATTCAGCTGATCCGCTCAACGGAGTACAGCCCGACGATTAATAACGTCTTCGGCACGACAACGTTGAATGAGATCTACGAAGACGGCCGGGATGTAAGAGAAGCGCTGGATGACGCACAGGCACAGATCGAGCAGGAACTTCAACTGCGCTGA
- a CDS encoding carbohydrate ABC transporter permease has protein sequence MLKRFAYSQKIATYVFVLPFVLVFAVFWVYPMFSSIGMSFQKTMLGQEAQFIGTANYERLAADGIFLKAVTNSVVYMLLTLVILIPFPLLIAVWINHRLMIGREFFKSALFFPALTSVVVAGTIFRLMFGEMETSLVNTLLGWFGIEPVKFLKGQVTGFIALLSLAAWRWTGVNMLYFLAGLKNIPDEYYEAAEIDGASSWQKLIRITLPLLKPITIYVITISIYGGLAMFIESMMLWNGNNSPKNIGLTIVGYLYRQGIERNDLGYAAAVGIVLLAIAMIINLTQLTWSGMFRRGGLKDA, from the coding sequence ATGCTGAAGCGTTTCGCGTATTCGCAGAAGATCGCCACCTACGTCTTCGTCCTGCCCTTCGTGCTGGTATTCGCTGTGTTCTGGGTGTACCCGATGTTCAGCTCGATTGGGATGAGCTTTCAGAAGACGATGCTCGGGCAGGAGGCACAGTTCATCGGCACCGCGAACTATGAGCGGCTGGCCGCGGACGGGATCTTCCTCAAGGCCGTCACGAACAGTGTGGTCTATATGCTGCTCACCCTGGTCATCCTCATCCCCTTTCCACTTCTGATCGCTGTATGGATCAACCATCGTTTGATGATCGGCAGGGAGTTTTTTAAGTCTGCGCTCTTCTTCCCGGCTCTAACCTCCGTCGTCGTAGCGGGTACGATCTTCCGCTTGATGTTCGGTGAGATGGAGACCTCCCTGGTGAATACCCTGCTCGGTTGGTTCGGCATCGAACCTGTGAAGTTTCTTAAGGGACAGGTTACCGGGTTCATCGCCTTGCTTTCGCTCGCTGCTTGGCGCTGGACCGGCGTGAATATGCTGTATTTTCTAGCGGGACTGAAGAATATCCCCGATGAATACTACGAGGCGGCAGAGATCGATGGGGCCTCTTCCTGGCAGAAGTTGATCCGCATCACCCTGCCCCTCTTAAAGCCGATCACGATCTATGTCATCACCATCAGCATCTATGGGGGTCTGGCGATGTTTATCGAGAGCATGATGCTGTGGAACGGGAACAATTCACCGAAGAACATCGGCCTGACGATCGTCGGTTACCTGTACCGCCAGGGCATCGAGCGCAATGACCTCGGCTATGCGGCGGCGGTCGGCATCGTGCTGCTCGCGATTGCGATGATCATCAATCTGACGCAGCTGACCTGGTCAGGGATGTTCCGAAGGGGGGGACTAAAGGATGCGTAA
- a CDS encoding carbohydrate ABC transporter permease: MRKRETILKVLLVVFFTCLCLIVLIPFYAIALAAFKPGKELIRQGLNLDIDLSIMSFDNFIYLFTGDHSYFLWFGNSVLLTVLQVAITLMVSAAVAYGFAAYEFRGKNTLFICVLMIMMVPFEILLLPLYTMTYHMGLMNTYSAIILPGAANAATIFFFRQYLQGIPRELTAAGRVDGASEYGIFLRIVLPLMKPSFAAMAILNGVNSWNNILWPFMVISDARKYTLPIGLKTLLTPYGNNYDLLIVGSFFSIIPILILFLGFQKYFIDGMTAGAVKG, encoded by the coding sequence ATGCGTAAGCGTGAGACCATCCTTAAGGTACTGTTGGTTGTTTTTTTCACATGCCTGTGCTTGATCGTCCTGATTCCTTTTTATGCGATTGCCCTCGCCGCCTTCAAACCCGGAAAAGAGCTGATCCGCCAAGGATTGAACCTGGATATTGACCTCTCGATCATGAGCTTCGATAACTTCATCTACCTGTTCACGGGGGATCATTCCTATTTCCTCTGGTTCGGCAACTCCGTCCTGCTCACTGTCCTGCAAGTCGCCATCACCCTCATGGTGAGCGCTGCGGTGGCCTACGGCTTTGCTGCTTATGAATTCCGCGGCAAGAACACTCTCTTCATCTGTGTTCTGATGATCATGATGGTGCCCTTCGAGATCCTGCTCCTGCCGCTGTACACGATGACCTATCACATGGGGCTCATGAACACCTACAGTGCGATCATCCTGCCGGGGGCGGCGAATGCCGCGACGATCTTCTTCTTCCGGCAATATCTGCAGGGGATCCCGCGGGAGCTGACGGCGGCGGGAAGGGTGGACGGCGCCTCGGAATACGGTATCTTCCTGCGTATCGTTCTGCCTCTGATGAAGCCTTCCTTCGCGGCGATGGCGATCTTGAACGGCGTGAACAGCTGGAACAATATCCTTTGGCCCTTCATGGTGATCAGCGATGCCCGGAAGTACACGCTGCCGATCGGGCTGAAGACCCTGCTCACCCCCTACGGCAACAACTACGATCTGCTCATCGTCGGATCCTTTTTCTCGATCATTCCGATCCTGATCCTATTCCTCGGGTTTCAGAAGTATTTTATCGATGGGATGACGGCGGGGGCGGTGAAGGGATGA
- a CDS encoding PaaI family thioesterase: MNRGDRQEAKDSLQRLAEAARGTFWEYLGCRFVARTASRIEIALDVQDHHLNLLGILHGGVHAALLDNAMGLAAMSARPGYKVVTTNLNIHYLAPVGKSPLSVTAEVIHLSRKLITVSGTVRTAGTEHDLLLACGTGSFRIIE; encoded by the coding sequence ATGAACCGCGGGGATAGGCAGGAGGCGAAGGATTCCCTGCAGCGCTTAGCTGAGGCTGCGCGAGGCACCTTCTGGGAATACCTCGGCTGCCGTTTCGTCGCCCGCACCGCATCCCGGATCGAGATCGCACTGGACGTGCAGGACCATCATCTGAATCTGCTGGGCATCCTGCACGGCGGCGTCCATGCCGCCTTGCTGGACAACGCCATGGGTCTGGCCGCCATGTCGGCCAGACCCGGGTATAAGGTCGTAACGACGAACCTGAATATCCACTACCTCGCGCCCGTCGGCAAATCCCCCCTTTCCGTCACCGCCGAAGTGATCCACCTGTCGCGCAAGCTGATCACCGTAAGCGGCACCGTTCGCACTGCGGGCACTGAACATGACCTGCTGCTAGCCTGCGGCACGGGTTCATTCCGCATCATCGAATAG
- a CDS encoding AMP-binding protein: protein MHKPWLKHYPAEVPVTSEYPRMNLAKFLLQTTARHPDHAALYFLGKTMTYRELLDASFRFANALRRIGITRGERVAIMLPNCPQAVIAYYGALMIGAVVVQTNPLYMERELLHQLKDSGAVSIVTLDILFRRVAQVRDQTDLQTIIVTSIQDYLPFPKNLLYPVAARKDGMDRTVTYGSGVLNMQEMMACACPAPILCEIDAERDLALLQYTGGTTGLAKGCMLTHYNLIANTMQSKLWQYRNVDGHEKYLAALPFIHVFGMTVLMNLSIAAAGTLYLVPKFQITEILRLIDAHKITVFPGAPTMYVALIHHPQRSKYDLSSIKVCISGAAPLPGEVQTQFERLTGGRLIEGYGLTEASPVTHANNIWEKRKLGSIGIPFPDTDAKIVDPESGEELPPGEIGELVVKGPQVMAGYWNRPEETAQALRGGWLYTGDMAKMDEDGFFYILDRKKDMIIAGGFNIYPREVEEVLYEHPAVQDAVVVGIPDAYRGETVKAYIVCKSDAAVSAEELDAWCRTRLASFKVPRQYEFRKELPKSIIGKVLRRKLLEEEMGKAKHAQGGNHEPRG from the coding sequence GTGCATAAGCCTTGGTTAAAGCATTACCCCGCTGAGGTGCCGGTTACTTCCGAATATCCGAGGATGAATCTAGCGAAGTTCCTGCTCCAGACAACGGCCCGGCATCCCGATCATGCGGCGCTTTATTTTCTCGGCAAAACGATGACGTATCGCGAACTGCTCGACGCCTCCTTCCGTTTCGCAAACGCCCTGCGGCGAATCGGCATCACGCGGGGGGAGCGCGTGGCGATCATGCTGCCAAACTGTCCGCAGGCCGTGATCGCCTACTATGGCGCGCTCATGATCGGCGCCGTCGTCGTGCAGACGAATCCGCTCTATATGGAGCGGGAACTGCTCCATCAGCTGAAGGATTCCGGAGCGGTGAGCATCGTCACCCTCGATATCCTGTTCCGCCGCGTCGCGCAAGTGCGGGATCAGACGGATCTGCAGACGATCATCGTCACCTCGATCCAAGACTATCTGCCGTTCCCGAAGAACCTCCTCTACCCTGTCGCTGCCAGAAAGGATGGGATGGACCGCACCGTCACTTATGGAAGCGGCGTGCTGAACATGCAGGAGATGATGGCTTGCGCCTGTCCCGCTCCGATCCTCTGCGAAATTGACGCGGAGCGGGATCTCGCCCTCCTGCAGTACACCGGCGGCACAACGGGCCTGGCCAAGGGCTGCATGCTCACGCATTATAACCTGATAGCCAACACCATGCAGAGCAAGCTGTGGCAATATCGGAATGTGGACGGCCATGAGAAATATTTGGCGGCGCTGCCTTTCATCCATGTATTCGGCATGACCGTTCTGATGAATCTCTCCATCGCTGCCGCAGGCACCCTGTACCTTGTCCCCAAGTTCCAGATCACGGAGATCCTGAGGTTAATCGATGCCCACAAGATCACCGTCTTCCCCGGCGCGCCGACAATGTATGTTGCCTTGATCCATCATCCGCAGCGAAGCAAATACGATCTCTCCTCGATCAAAGTCTGCATCAGCGGCGCAGCCCCCCTGCCCGGCGAGGTACAGACGCAATTCGAGCGATTAACCGGAGGCAGGCTGATCGAAGGTTACGGGCTGACCGAAGCCTCCCCCGTCACCCATGCGAACAACATCTGGGAGAAGCGGAAACTGGGATCGATCGGCATCCCCTTCCCCGACACCGATGCCAAGATCGTTGATCCCGAGAGCGGGGAAGAACTGCCGCCGGGCGAGATCGGCGAGCTCGTCGTCAAAGGTCCGCAAGTGATGGCCGGGTACTGGAACCGTCCCGAAGAGACGGCGCAGGCCCTGCGCGGCGGCTGGCTCTATACCGGGGACATGGCGAAGATGGATGAGGACGGGTTCTTCTATATCCTTGACCGCAAGAAAGATATGATCATCGCCGGCGGTTTTAACATCTACCCTAGGGAAGTAGAGGAAGTGCTGTACGAACACCCGGCGGTCCAAGATGCTGTCGTCGTCGGCATTCCGGACGCCTACAGAGGCGAAACGGTAAAGGCATACATCGTCTGCAAGTCCGATGCCGCGGTCAGTGCAGAGGAGCTTGATGCCTGGTGCCGCACCCGCCTTGCATCCTTCAAAGTGCCGCGGCAGTATGAATTCCGTAAGGAGCTGCCGAAGTCGATCATCGGCAAAGTGCTGCGAAGGAAGCTGTTGGAGGAAGAGATGGGGAAAGCGAAACATGCACAAGGTGGGAACCATGAACCGCGGGGATAG
- a CDS encoding acyl-CoA dehydrogenase family protein codes for MSNQHNKMPDKKIPGGGFVIEDADDRAVVFPEDLSEEQRMIGMTTDEFITQDVLTHDAAIESLNYELTVQLLRKAGELGLLAADVPESYGGLGLDKISTTLISERLARGSSFSLSLGAHVGIGTLPIVYFGSDEQKRRYLPKLASGEWIAAYCLTEPSSGSDALGAKTTAKLAEDGTHYIVTGQKQFITNAGFADLFIVYAKVDGERFSTFIIERDREGVIIGPEEKKMGIKGSSTCPLILDHVRVPAENLLWEAGKGHLIAFNILNIGRFKLAAGCLGACKEALALAAEYANLRQQFGQPIASFPLIRRKLADMNIRTFVLESMVYRTAGLLDAALSAIDLKEEGSGLAAAKAISEYAIECSINKVFGSEALDYVADEGVQIHGGYGYIQEYKIERIYRDSRINRIFEGTNEINRLLIPGTLLKRAMKGELPLMQNLQNLQSELLTYMPALDFGDEPLAEETHLLTMAKKIFLMTGGLAVQRYQLALEQEQEILADLADMMIAIYAAESALLRAKKLQEQGGEAKAACAAAMASAYVHESFAAVEALARRCLSSMESGDALRTQLSILKKLSRRNPVNLTQLKRQIAERVVKEESYVV; via the coding sequence ATGAGCAATCAGCATAACAAGATGCCCGATAAGAAGATACCCGGCGGCGGCTTTGTGATCGAGGATGCGGACGATCGTGCCGTGGTCTTTCCCGAGGATCTGAGCGAAGAACAGCGGATGATCGGGATGACGACGGATGAATTCATCACCCAGGACGTGCTGACGCATGATGCAGCAATCGAGAGTCTGAATTACGAGCTGACCGTCCAGCTGCTGCGCAAGGCCGGCGAGCTGGGTCTGCTCGCTGCTGATGTGCCTGAGAGCTACGGCGGTCTCGGCCTCGATAAGATCAGCACGACGCTGATCAGCGAGCGCTTGGCCCGCGGCTCCTCCTTCTCCCTGTCCCTCGGCGCCCATGTCGGCATCGGCACCCTGCCCATCGTCTACTTCGGCAGCGATGAACAGAAACGACGTTATCTGCCGAAGCTGGCATCAGGGGAATGGATCGCCGCCTACTGCCTGACAGAACCGTCATCGGGTTCCGATGCCCTCGGCGCGAAGACGACGGCGAAGCTGGCGGAGGACGGTACGCACTACATCGTGACCGGGCAGAAACAATTCATCACCAATGCCGGCTTTGCCGATCTGTTCATCGTCTATGCGAAGGTGGACGGGGAGCGGTTCAGCACCTTCATCATCGAACGGGACCGCGAAGGCGTGATCATCGGACCCGAGGAGAAGAAGATGGGCATCAAGGGTTCCTCCACCTGTCCTCTCATCCTCGATCATGTCCGCGTCCCCGCCGAGAACTTGCTCTGGGAAGCCGGCAAAGGCCATCTCATCGCCTTCAACATCCTCAATATCGGCCGCTTCAAACTCGCTGCCGGCTGCCTCGGTGCCTGCAAGGAGGCGCTTGCCCTTGCGGCGGAATACGCGAACCTGCGCCAGCAGTTCGGTCAGCCGATCGCCTCCTTCCCGCTGATCCGGCGCAAGCTGGCGGATATGAATATCCGCACCTTCGTGCTGGAAAGCATGGTCTATCGGACCGCCGGGCTGCTCGATGCAGCGCTGTCAGCGATCGATTTGAAGGAAGAAGGCAGCGGATTAGCCGCAGCCAAGGCGATCTCCGAATATGCGATCGAATGCTCGATCAACAAGGTATTCGGTTCAGAGGCCTTGGACTATGTCGCCGATGAAGGCGTGCAGATCCACGGCGGATACGGCTATATCCAGGAATACAAGATCGAACGCATCTACCGCGATTCCCGCATCAATCGGATCTTCGAGGGGACGAATGAGATCAACCGCCTGCTCATCCCCGGAACCCTGCTCAAACGCGCGATGAAAGGCGAACTCCCCCTCATGCAGAACCTGCAGAACCTGCAGTCGGAGCTGCTCACATATATGCCCGCCCTCGACTTCGGTGATGAACCGCTGGCGGAAGAAACGCATCTTCTGACGATGGCGAAGAAGATCTTCCTCATGACCGGCGGCCTTGCAGTTCAGCGATATCAGCTGGCTCTAGAACAAGAGCAGGAGATCCTCGCCGACCTCGCCGATATGATGATCGCGATCTACGCCGCTGAAAGCGCTTTGCTGCGGGCGAAGAAGCTGCAAGAGCAAGGCGGTGAAGCGAAAGCTGCCTGCGCTGCTGCCATGGCCTCCGCCTATGTGCATGAATCCTTCGCCGCCGTCGAAGCTCTTGCCAGACGCTGCCTCAGTTCCATGGAGAGCGGGGATGCGCTGCGCACGCAGCTGTCGATCCTGAAGAAATTGAGCCGCAGAAATCCCGTTAATCTCACGCAGTTAAAACGGCAGATTGCAGAACGGGTGGTCAAGGAGGAATCCTATGTCGTGTAG
- a CDS encoding acetyl-CoA C-acyltransferase, with the protein MREAVIVAATRTAVGKARRGSLAETRAEDLGKAVLKAVIERAPGVSREEIDDIIIGCAMPEGEQGLNFARIMALYAGFPVSVPAITVNRFCASGLQSIAYAAERIMSGAAEMIIAGGVESMSHVPMSGFKPSPHPRIVSEMPEVYMGMGLTAENVAEQFGISREDQDAFALSSHRKAAAAWADGKFREEITPLQIVRSGIGEDGKRFERSFIFQQDEGFRTDTSLEALAQLRPAFKQGGTVTAGNSSQMSDGAAAVLVMSKERAAALGLKPLATFHAYALAGVKPEIMGVGPVEAIPKALRMTGISPDQVALYEINEAFASQCLHIIRELQLDEQRVNVNGGAIALGHPLGCTGTKLTVTLLHELKRRGGGFGVVSMCIGGGMGAAGVFEVHA; encoded by the coding sequence ATGAGAGAAGCTGTCATCGTTGCCGCAACACGCACCGCCGTGGGCAAAGCGCGGCGCGGCAGTCTGGCAGAGACACGAGCGGAAGACCTGGGCAAGGCTGTACTGAAGGCGGTGATCGAGCGGGCGCCGGGGGTAAGCCGCGAGGAGATCGATGACATCATCATCGGCTGTGCGATGCCCGAGGGCGAGCAAGGGCTGAACTTCGCGCGGATCATGGCCCTCTATGCGGGCTTTCCGGTCTCCGTACCGGCGATCACCGTCAACCGCTTCTGCGCATCGGGACTGCAGTCCATCGCTTACGCAGCCGAACGGATCATGAGCGGGGCAGCGGAGATGATCATCGCCGGCGGCGTGGAGAGCATGAGCCACGTACCGATGAGCGGATTCAAGCCCTCCCCCCATCCCCGCATCGTCAGCGAGATGCCAGAAGTGTACATGGGGATGGGCCTTACCGCGGAGAATGTCGCTGAGCAGTTCGGCATCTCGCGGGAAGATCAAGACGCCTTCGCCCTGTCCAGCCATCGGAAGGCAGCCGCGGCTTGGGCAGACGGGAAGTTCCGCGAGGAGATCACCCCGCTTCAGATCGTGCGCAGCGGGATTGGCGAGGACGGAAAGCGCTTCGAGCGAAGCTTCATCTTCCAACAAGATGAAGGATTCCGCACCGACACTTCGCTGGAAGCCCTTGCCCAGCTGCGGCCGGCCTTCAAACAAGGCGGCACGGTCACCGCCGGCAACTCCTCACAGATGAGCGACGGTGCGGCAGCCGTCCTCGTCATGAGCAAAGAGCGCGCGGCGGCCTTAGGGCTTAAACCGCTGGCGACCTTCCACGCCTATGCCCTGGCCGGCGTCAAACCGGAGATCATGGGCGTCGGCCCCGTCGAGGCGATCCCGAAGGCGCTCCGCATGACGGGAATCTCGCCGGATCAGGTTGCGCTGTACGAGATCAATGAAGCCTTCGCTTCCCAATGCCTGCATATCATCCGTGAGCTTCAGCTCGATGAGCAGCGGGTGAACGTCAACGGCGGCGCGATCGCCCTCGGTCATCCTCTTGGCTGCACAGGTACCAAGCTGACGGTCACTCTGCTGCACGAACTTAAGCGGCGCGGCGGCGGTTTCGGCGTCGTCTCCATGTGCATCGGCGGAGGGATGGGGGCAGCCGGCGTATTTGAAGTTCATGCTTGA